The following proteins are co-located in the Bacteroidales bacterium genome:
- a CDS encoding ammonium transporter produces the protein MKVKRKWLVFSIALAAVSLAGAFLPRGEAGGTDSALSAGDIAWIISATGLVLLMTPGVSFFYGGMVRTKNVISTMLQSFVAMGVISIVWVVVGFSLAFGKDLGGVIGNPFTYLMFRNVGGQPEPAFAATIPLALFALFQLKFAIITPALITGSFAERVKFSAYLLFMVLWSVIIYAPLAHWTWHPDGFLRRLGVLDFAGGTVVHMAAGVAALAGALFLGQRAEHKVAYRPANIPFVMLGTALLWFGWFGFNAGSALAANSVAVEAFLNTNTASAAAMLAWMFFDTLRGRKASAMGACIGAVVGLVAITPAAGYVSVGASLFIGTATAVVSNIAVHWKNKTSVDDALDVFPTHGVGGIMGMIFTGIFAREAGLIFGNPRTFLYHLLAIVIVGLYVFVGSYLLYKLTNLFIPVRVSKQSESLGLDLSQHDEIYALNVQEKELEEYAHNGSTENTLPTFAK, from the coding sequence ATGAAAGTAAAAAGAAAATGGCTCGTATTTTCAATTGCTCTGGCAGCCGTTTCATTAGCCGGAGCATTCTTACCCCGTGGTGAAGCAGGGGGGACGGATTCTGCCTTATCGGCCGGAGATATTGCCTGGATTATCAGTGCCACTGGTCTGGTACTTTTAATGACTCCCGGTGTTTCGTTCTTTTACGGGGGCATGGTACGTACAAAAAACGTCATTTCCACTATGCTACAAAGCTTTGTGGCTATGGGGGTTATCAGCATTGTTTGGGTAGTGGTGGGTTTTAGTCTTGCGTTCGGAAAAGACCTGGGAGGAGTTATCGGAAATCCATTCACGTATCTGATGTTCAGGAATGTGGGGGGGCAGCCCGAACCGGCTTTTGCCGCCACAATACCCCTTGCATTGTTTGCTCTTTTTCAATTGAAATTCGCCATCATCACACCGGCTTTGATTACAGGGTCCTTTGCCGAGAGGGTTAAGTTTTCAGCCTATCTGCTTTTTATGGTTTTGTGGTCGGTTATTATCTATGCCCCCCTGGCCCACTGGACCTGGCATCCCGATGGATTCTTGCGCCGGCTGGGGGTTCTTGATTTTGCAGGAGGAACAGTGGTACACATGGCCGCAGGAGTTGCAGCCCTGGCAGGGGCATTGTTTCTTGGCCAGCGGGCCGAACATAAAGTTGCTTACCGCCCGGCCAATATTCCTTTTGTGATGCTGGGCACAGCCCTGCTGTGGTTCGGATGGTTCGGATTCAATGCCGGTTCGGCTCTTGCCGCCAACTCAGTAGCCGTTGAAGCGTTTCTGAATACCAATACCGCTTCGGCTGCCGCCATGCTTGCCTGGATGTTTTTTGACACACTGCGCGGTCGTAAGGCTTCAGCTATGGGTGCCTGTATCGGAGCTGTTGTCGGGCTGGTAGCCATCACCCCGGCTGCCGGCTATGTTTCCGTCGGAGCCAGCCTCTTTATAGGAACAGCTACCGCTGTAGTAAGCAATATTGCCGTTCACTGGAAAAACAAAACTTCAGTTGATGATGCCCTTGATGTTTTCCCCACCCATGGAGTAGGAGGGATAATGGGTATGATCTTTACCGGTATCTTTGCCAGAGAAGCAGGATTAATTTTCGGAAATCCCCGCACGTTTCTCTACCATCTCCTTGCCATTGTTATAGTAGGCCTGTATGTTTTTGTGGGTTCCTATCTGCTGTATAAACTTACCAACCTGTTTATACCTGTGCGGGTATCAAAGCAAAGTGAGAGCCTTGGTCTTGATCTGAGCCAGCATGATGAAATCTATGCCCTGAATGTTCAGGAAAAGGAACTGGAGGAATACGCGCATAACGGAAGCACGGAAAACACTTTACCGACGTTTGCAAAATAA
- a CDS encoding RagB/SusD family nutrient uptake outer membrane protein, with product RKRDVDAGLTELIDWWAPGSALNTGLMRFADVLLLAAECQAETNSGDLGLAFVNQVRERASHSVVKFTDGTPAANYQIGQYTSFPDKTYALKAIRYERKLELAMEGHRFFDLVRWGTAQAELNAYINKEKNKRQQFVGASFDVPCDLYFPIPTTQLELGGGVIKQINEGAGCAY from the coding sequence CAGAAAAAGAGATGTAGACGCTGGTCTTACTGAACTCATTGACTGGTGGGCTCCGGGAAGTGCTTTGAATACCGGTCTGATGCGGTTTGCCGATGTGCTCCTTCTGGCTGCCGAATGCCAGGCTGAAACCAATTCAGGCGATCTCGGACTGGCCTTTGTTAACCAGGTGCGTGAACGGGCTTCTCATTCCGTTGTCAAATTTACTGACGGTACACCAGCCGCCAATTACCAGATAGGACAATATACGAGTTTTCCTGATAAGACGTATGCCCTCAAGGCTATCCGCTATGAAAGGAAACTGGAACTGGCTATGGAAGGTCACCGCTTCTTCGACCTGGTTCGCTGGGGTACAGCACAGGCCGAGTTGAATGCTTACATCAACAAGGAAAAGAATAAGAGACAGCAATTCGTTGGAGCCAGCTTCGACGTTCCCTGCGATCTCTACTTCCCCATACCTACCACGCAGCTTGAACTGGGAGGTGGTGTGATTAAACAGATTAACGAAGGAGCAGGTTGCGCTTACTAA
- the rlmB gene encoding 23S rRNA (guanosine(2251)-2'-O)-methyltransferase RlmB: MKPNTPFIYGIRPLLEAIDAGRQIDRVLVKNTLRENLEELLIALRKHNIPYQFVQADRLNRITRQNHQGVIAFVSEVEYYDLEKVIPSLYEQGKVPLVLALDHITDVRNFGAIARSAECAGAHALLIGEKGHAGVNADAVKTSAGALHHIPVCRVKSLHTAFVYLRESGLQIIAATEKAEKVYTSVDYTLPSVIVLGAEDTGISHDLLRMADHLVRIPMLGKTASLNVSVAAGILLYEAVRQRH, encoded by the coding sequence ATGAAGCCCAATACACCTTTTATCTACGGCATAAGACCCCTGCTCGAAGCCATTGATGCAGGAAGGCAGATTGACAGGGTACTGGTTAAAAATACCCTGCGCGAGAATCTGGAAGAACTTCTCATCGCCCTGAGGAAGCATAATATACCGTATCAGTTTGTCCAGGCCGACCGACTGAACCGCATTACCCGTCAAAACCATCAGGGAGTTATCGCTTTTGTTTCGGAAGTTGAATATTATGATCTCGAGAAGGTTATTCCCTCCCTTTACGAACAGGGTAAAGTACCATTGGTGCTGGCACTGGATCATATCACCGATGTAAGAAACTTTGGAGCCATAGCGCGTTCAGCCGAATGTGCAGGAGCGCATGCCCTTCTTATTGGAGAAAAAGGACATGCAGGTGTGAATGCCGATGCAGTAAAAACTTCAGCCGGAGCTTTGCATCATATTCCGGTGTGCAGGGTGAAATCGCTTCACACTGCCTTTGTTTATCTGCGGGAATCAGGTCTTCAGATTATTGCCGCTACCGAAAAAGCCGAAAAGGTTTATACATCGGTTGATTATACCTTACCGTCGGTTATAGTTCTTGGCGCGGAAGATACGGGCATCAGCCACGATCTTTTGCGCATGGCCGACCACCTTGTACGCATTCCCATGCTGGGAAAAACCGCTTCCCTTAACGTTTCCGTTGCCGCAGGAATACTTCTGTACGAAGCAGTACGGCAAAGACATTGA